The Lolium rigidum isolate FL_2022 chromosome 1, APGP_CSIRO_Lrig_0.1, whole genome shotgun sequence region GTATGGTCACAAATGTGGTAATTCTTATTGTGTGTATTTGTGGAAgaaatgtaggatggtgtggctcatAGATCATGAGTATGAAAAAGAACACCGAGCATATCATATGACGAAAAAGGGGAAGGTACTAAAATTTATTTTTGTTAACACCTCTTGTTTTATTCCATTGGATATGGCATAATATTATGTGTCTGGATGTGCTTGTAGGTTCttcagcccttgaagattcgttaccacagTCAAATAAGTGACATGCCGTATGACAagcggtacacggagttcatccagcctaccggtcttctcccgttcatcaTGCTTGTAAGCCGGGGGCGCCGAACATGAACGCCGGGGCAATCATCGCCCTTGTCGACCgttggaggccggagacgcacaccttccacttgagggctagcgagatgacccctactcttcaggatgtttccatgatccttggttttcctattcagggcgatccactgtgtatgaacacagcttctgatgggtggcgccagcagatggatGCGCTTATTGGCATGGATCCTCCGGAGCCAGAAGATAAAAAGGATAGAGCTCCCGCCGGTGCACCTTTCCtttggatcaggactaactttggtACATGCCCGGAAGGGGCCAACCGTGACACTGTCAAGACATACACCCAAGTGTACTTGTGGTATTTCATTTCGAGGACTCTCCTTGTTGACAGTGGTGGGAAGTGGCCCATTATTGTTGgctcaaggcgcttacggtgttggaacaCCAGTGGAGTTGGGGAAGCGCGGCACTTGCCTGCACCAGTGGAGTTGGTGAAGCAGAGAGAGGAGTGTGGCTGGGTCGGGCTCGGGCGGGCGTGGGCGgttcacttaagtggatgtgtggcgccctttccATCGGCACCACACTTTCAATGTGTGGCGTCCATGCGAGCggagccacacatcctgccatgtCGGCTGGTCAACGGCGCGTAGCATCAACCGCGCCACATCGGCATGAATGTGTGGCGCCGTTCGCATGGACGCCACATAGTGAGGTGTAGCGCCGATTGCAAAAGCGCCACACAAAAAAGTTAGTTGGGTGAAACAGTTTGACCAGAGGGTTAGTCtgtgtttttcttttatttttagatTATTTTTGTCAAAATCACCTTGTCTCGCAGATCGCCCGCTTTATTAGGAGCAGGTTTCTGCATGCTCTCTCATGCTTGCATGCACATTCTCTACCACCGCATAAAAAACTGGAAGAAAAAAACAAAAGGTTGTGGGTCACACATTGCATGTGCCCTCTCTGTCATGATAAGAAAAATAAATGATAACTAGAAGATAAGAAGTAGTGGGACACCTAAGAGAGAGAATTTGGCATGGAAGAGAGACAATGAAATGAGGGACCGAGAGTTTGGCACGGAAGAGAGACAATGAAATGAGGAGAGAGGTTtggacttagggcatctccaacgggacgacgtATTTCAGACGCTTAAACGGACGTATCCGTTTGCGTCGATCAAAATGTCGAAAtcatccgcgcgtccgtttgcggcgCATAATTTTTGTTTTTCCCATTCATAAAGTCTttgtttacattaataaaaaacataaaaggCCATAAATGCGTGGTAAACCTAAGTACTGCCTACTAGtcatcgtcgctgacgaggtcgatgaactccggcatCGACCATGTAAgctggtacgccggcggtggaggaggtagggcAGGTTGCGGCAACTGGGGCCAGGTCGTCGCCTGCGtaggaggctgtggtgaaggtggccagggatcccaggcCAGAGCAGCAGCCGGAGCGTGGTCGCTCGAAcgtgtcggcgtggccggaggaatcGCCGGCCTACCCTGAGGCAGCgcggactcgcggagctggattgcgagcccgtcccagaAGCGAGGTCGTTGAGCTCATCGAGCTCgcggttggccagtgccatggcaatggcctcctcctcggtaatgtccggtggctgggtctccggatcccacgccagcccgctgtcgtcgtggtcgtactctGCCCGCTCCAcctgctcgtcctcatcctcgtcctcgtcctcgtgatcgtccgcgtcctcctggtcgttctcctcttcttcctcggtgatctcgcggtcgaagtacTCGAGGTccccgaggtagccagcgcgacggcgcgcgtcgaactctcaCGTTCGgaacgagatccagttgtaggagttgagcgcgtacgcTGGATCTTCTtggagatccggcggcaagatcgctcggcggcggcgcacctcgtcccggcgctctcggccctcgcgcggcactaGGGGTATCGGcacgcgcctggagttgaggtaccagcctcctcgAGGCAGGTTTGCGTCCGTCCATGGCACCGGCCGGTTTTTCTCCAAAAGTTGGCGCGCGAAGTCGATGCGGACGTACCGCCCGATCCGTGGCTTCTTGGTCATTCTTGGTCGATGCGGACgtacggccagcatttcttccccatggcgtcggtcgggtggatagtgtgggctctagcaatggtgtggtcggggaaatgggcgtcGGCAGCTttcctttaagaggctcggacgccatctcgccttcaatgtcctgccacttCGACGCCACCCAGctacgcacgctcgcggaagccgaagcatgccattaacgcggccctgaaaaggctgcagcgcgccgcccgtaagtaatgccgctgaagacgaagcagttgtgccctgccaggcgggcccgtgcgagggccGGGCGGACGACCgcagcgtccgcgcagcgtccgtgaagacgcaaacctggcgcatatttgagcCACATGTTTGCATCGCTACGGACGGCCCGGTCATTATGCGTCGCACCGCTGGacgtggtaccagacgcattttcgggccGAACGGACACATACGATCGGGCTCAGTCGTCCGAttacgtcgccccgttggagatgccattACATTTCTTTGTCTCGAAGTCTCAGAATGCATGGCTGAGCGAGATGTGTTGGAGAGGGAGACAAGGGACAGGGAAAGCGTCGTTGACTTCTGAGACAAAGAAAAGAGATGCCTTCTAACCTTCTGCACACATAAGGTCCATTTCTAGTATCCCTAAAAAATTGAACGGGCAAAGATACGAGCGTGCGCGGAGCGCACATGCTCTACTGCAATTTTCCCCTCCTGCATACATACCGGCCGGTCATCCTCCAGGCTCCAACTGCGCTCTGACAGATTACCAAGCATTTGAAAACAGCTGCCATGGCGCCTCATGTGCTCGCGTCGGCTTTGTCCAAGCCCATCGGCTTCCGGCAATCCGCTTCGCTGGATGAAGTAAGGTCTGGCGGGTTACGTTTTGGCTCGTCCCACCTCCTGCTCGCCGTCGGTTCGTCCCTTCCGCCTCTTAGGATCCGCACCGCAGTAGCGGCAGCCGAGACAAGAACCGTACATTCTCGAACTTTGTTGTTTTACACTTTACATAGTCCAGTTCAGATGCATAGCTTCTGAGCTCTGACATATACTCAAGCAGGAACCGCTATTGGCGGCAGGAGATGAGCTCAAAGTTCTGGGGACATGGCGGAGTCCATTCGCTCTACGAGTGAGGCTGGCACTCAACTTCAAGGGCCTGGGCTACGAGTACTTGGAGGAGGACCTCGACAACAAGAGCGACCTCCTCCTCCAGTCCAACCCGGTGACCAAGAAGCTGCCCGTTCTCATCCACAACGGCGTCCCGATATGCGAGTCTCTCGTCATCTTGGAGTACATTGACGAGAAATTTGCTGCCATTGGCCCGTCCCTCCTCCCAGCCGACCTCTACGAACGTGCTATGGCACGGTTCTGGGCCACCTACATCGACAGCAAGGTATGCGATTTGTTGGTTTCCGGCCGATCTGGAGTTCTCTGCACAGGATCATAGGGATCGCATAAAACCTTGGTGTAGTATATTTTGAATGAATATCGATCGTCCATGACGAATTATTGCAGCTAGTTGCCCAATGGCTCAAGATGTTCCGGGCCAACACTGATAAGGAGAAGgctgaagccacgagagagacgaTCGAGGCGGTGGAGACGCTAGAGGGGTTGCTCCTCTCCGCCGACGGACAGTCAAAGAAGCCCTTCTTCGGTGGTGACGACCCAGGGTACGTTGATGTCGTGCTAGCCGGCATGATCGCGTGGATGCAAGGCACCAAGGCACTTTGTGGTGTCGAGCTCTTGGATGCTGCCAAAACCCCGCTTCTGCTGGAGTGGATGGAACGCTTTGCCGAACTAGACGCCGCCAAGCTGATTATGCCGGATCTCGACAACCTCGTCGAGTTTGCCAAGGTCAAACGTGCCAAAATGATGAATCAAAACTAACTAAGCTATGTGGTTTATGCAAGCATCGTCATTTGGTTGCTTCTTGCTTGCATGTTGTGTGTCCAATCGTCATCTCTTGATACAGAGAATAAGAAAGTATTATCTCGATGTTGAAATGTAAACCTTTTTAGAAAGATATCTTACCTTTCTAAAAGGACTTACATTTTCCAACGGAGGTAGTAGCTACGTATGCATGTACCACCTAGTTGCATGTTGTTTCTCCATCTCAAGTGCAGTTTCATGTACCCACATGCGGAGAATAAAGAActaataaatacaacatatatgaATATTTGTGTGCAATCCTTTCTCAGAACCGCGTGTTGGATTAGATGATATGTTGTTGAAAAGCTATCGATGTTGCTAAACTTTTTTGCGAATTCCATATAGTTT contains the following coding sequences:
- the LOC124659239 gene encoding probable glutathione S-transferase GSTU6 translates to MAPHVLASALSKPIGFRQSASLDEVRSGGLRFGSSHLLLAVGSSLPPLRIRTAVAAAETRTEPLLAAGDELKVLGTWRSPFALRVRLALNFKGLGYEYLEEDLDNKSDLLLQSNPVTKKLPVLIHNGVPICESLVILEYIDEKFAAIGPSLLPADLYERAMARFWATYIDSKLVAQWLKMFRANTDKEKAEATRETIEAVETLEGLLLSADGQSKKPFFGGDDPGYVDVVLAGMIAWMQGTKALCGVELLDAAKTPLLLEWMERFAELDAAKLIMPDLDNLVEFAKVKRAKMMNQN